The Bombus pascuorum chromosome 4, iyBomPasc1.1, whole genome shotgun sequence genomic interval GGATGCATGGTACTTAAGAGATTCATGAAATTCGGCCACTATTTTGTACCGTCGATTATCTCAGACgactatttattttaaaacatgcATTCAAGAACCGATTGACAGCAATGATATTAATGCGACATCACTTGGGAAATCTCGTTCTGGTCTGTTATAATCTTCAAGCATCAATTCCCAGGCTATCGAAGTCGGATGTGGTCGATATTTTAATGGAACTATATTGGACTCCACGATATATCAACAGGAAGGGTATGAGTGCTTAAAAGGGAAATACTTGACCAATATCAAGTAAAAACTTCCTAGTAAGTTGATCTCAGATGCATTTCTGACACTTTATTGGATATTAACACCAGagttttaaaagaattttgtgTTTTTCGTATCTTGTTTATTAAACTATGGTTTTTACTCTACTTCTTTCTATAATCACATTGTATTTCAAAGAAGTAATAATAACGTAAtgttaacgatatatatttaataacgtaataaataaataggtatatataaattttgttatttaagaTACATTTAGGAAATGTAAAACGCAAAATATATTGCGACAAAAACATTTCGCAAACATTTAGCTAATGTCGACTTTGTATCGTTCCATTTTAGACACAACGATTCATTAGAATCGACGACACTTCGTTTCTATTAAGCAGAATCCAACTTCACATCATCGGCAACAATTGGCAATATGCCAAAGAGCAACATACATGTAAGAAACGAATAGTGCATCTATTGCTATGGTACTAAATAAATTACTCgtataatgtacataaaaaaaacaaataaaaagaccAGATAGATTTCTTGAAAAgttacaattaataaataattttttgtagacaaaaattaattagttataTCTCATCTtagattttcataaaatagcATCTAAcacatttttgtaaatatgatGTGCTTTAAGCTGATACTAGCAAAAGATATGAATAGAAGTTAAAAAtcgaaatgaataattttttcgaattttttagtataactttaaaaatctcttttcaatagaaaaattaataatttgatatgTGATAATATAATGGACAAAATGAATTGTTTTGaatcaaaattctataatcTTTGATGTTCTACTTtgcttttaaatataattatagaacTTATGTAGAGTACCTATTCGGATAACCCAAATGATGAGAAACTTTAGCGAGAAATTTGCACTTTGGGGAGGAAACTGCTTGATACAAATAATCCTTTAGAAGGGAAAACCCATTAAAACGGCTTTGTATTTATAGAGCGCTCGAAGGTGCGCTCTGTGATGAATGCACAATGCACAAACGTTAAGTACATATGTACTTGtaacgtagaaaatattttaatacaaccTATCGTATCGCTGTAAAGAAAGATTTACGTAAGAGAAATATCTCTGTGCGAAGacattgtaaaaaataattctgcaaaattatgtaacgtaatatcgcATATAAGGTATCGTCTGATATCACAAGAagcttattaaataaaacggaGCATTCGTGgaattaataatgataaaatatggTATTTAACAATCATATTCCATGTATTCCACGTATAACTTCACTATATTTCAtgatttttacaaagaaaattaaactttcagtatgttaaaatattaaaaaatattgcaaatactaaataatattttcgacGATATACAATTTGGTACTGTTTTTAAAAATCGCATAAAACTGGAAAAATAACGCTACAATATTGCGCGGTTTCTCCATTATACtacaaatatagaaattaccaAATTATACAAACAATGTTCCCAAGAGTGCATGTTCTCTCATATACAATTCCTATCGCGTACCGACCACTTCGACCTCGATCTTTTCCTTGTCCAGTATCTCATTACATTGAACTTGATCGTTTAAGCTTGATATTTGCTCAACCAACAAATCCATTGAAGAAAAAGTATACGTGCCATATCAAACGCATCAAGAGAAACGTATGATAACGATTGTTTCCGCTACTTCCCAAGTCCAACACGCTGGACAACCGGCTGCAATTAAGTTCAAGGGCAAATTCCATCATCAAGAATTTACTCTAACTTCTCAGAAAACATGTAGACAGAGCCGTTGTATGCACGACCCTCGACGACTGAGTTACGAGGGGGATGAAAAGTAGGGCGAGCATCGTAAAAGAAGTGTTGGCCAAGTTGCATTTTACCTGGTATGTGCCAGCGTTAAGGCTTGCTACTGCAATTTCGTGTATTTATTGGAACTCTTCTCTTCCGGGGTCGCTCGATCGAGCCCAGGGAAACGTATGTGCTGCAACGTTTCCACGctttttttttcccctccCCCTGCCTCTCAGATAcacatttccaatttcttctCGTCAATGCATTCACTCAAATAAATTGAACTTTTAATCAACATAAAATTCGCATACAGTCGGAAGAAatgagaaatgaaattataataagcGATAGATGGAAAttcattcaaatttataatagttaGCGTTAGGAGACTAGTGGTCGTGCAACAAGAACTTCAAAATAACGCGTTCATCACGGAATTTTACGCCAGTTGAAGCTCttgaaattccaattttttttcgTCAAAGTGTTCACTCGgataaatcgaatttttaatcaacATTAAAATTCATGTGCTatgggaaagaaaaagaaagcaaaggGAATTAATGGAAGTTAATGTGAATTTACTTGTTAGAGGGTTTATGGTCATGTAACGAGGATTTCGAAATAGCATGTTCGTCACAGGATTTTACACGATCTGAAGCTCTTGAAATGTTCCATCGGACGAGAGTGAAGTTGAAACTAACGTGTTATCTATAAACATGTGACAGTATTGCACGTAGCCTATATATGATTCGCTATATcacatttgaaaaataatataaagtttcAGGGCAATGCACAGTTCTATGTAGgtacgtattttatttactgagtatttttattactgaGCTCGTTTTATgccctttttcttttgttatatTCTATTGAGACAAAACTGCGTAATTTCAagcattgaaataaaaaattgtgaatGATATTGTGTAGTACAAAGCGTTgattacaaaatgaaaattttattaaagcaGGGACAGATGCTATGTAcgtgaattataaattgttatgTACGGACAAATGAATGTGAATTGCAAATATCGGAATCAcatttgtttctatttctttcctcCGACATAACTtactatttttcattgtttcatcgttttactttttttcttaaaacttTATTCTTAACATAGatgttttaataaacttttaatataCTAAAAGCCTACTTTATTTTCtagcataaaaaatataggaaatatatcaaaatcaCTTTTTCACACTTAACGACGCTGAATCTCTGTTTACATACAAAGAAATAACtatctataatattttgtttttcactgtttcatttttaaaaagttaatttacaattaatctatgaataatatcataatctatgaattttttactttcacttTGTAACGAATgctataaattctataatttaaaataaaaggtttatatcgtaaaagaataaaaaaataaacaggTATTGCAAAAGTTATTCTTTTgaagattttgttttatacaaatctcggaattttatgtttttaaaaagttataaaatttaaagaaatgaGAACTAACTGCTAAATTTTTTATCCTATATTTATCacttagaaaaatattatatcagtTATAAAATGGCGGCTTTTAAGTTTTTTCACTagaaaaaacatatataaatattaatgtatgaTATTCGTGTATTAGTTGTATCGTTACACTGGTATTTTTATCAGTAGCATTTCAGAGTGCGCACTTATACAACTGATACGATGATAAGATGCTATTACGTTACTTTCCATTCATagaatgaaacttttaaaagTACGTACTATAAAATACTTGTTTTCTACCATTAGATGTAGTTTAAAATTCGCTTTTCTTCGTAACTGCTAAATACTACCCACCTATAAACAGAACATTGGGCGTATCATGTAAGCGCATtatatgttgaaatatttatatgaacgATTAACTGCCAGtgagaacatcaataaaatataaggacaacattttatttcttgcgCATACGATATTCAAGTTTAAAGGTAAAAGTATGGTTCATGGGTTTTCATCGAAAGGGTGGGTCACGTTGCTAGAGACAACCTGTGAAGACTTGAAATAAAACTTGCATGAATAGGTACGTAGACCAGACTTCTTATTCAACACGCACCTTTTCCTTGCATTTGCATTGTTACTTACCCATTCGCCCCTTTTGAGTCAACAAATATACGTCATCGTTTCTACACGCGGTACATGCTTACGCGCGCGCAACTGTCCCCAGATTCAATACGAACACGCATAACCTATGCTATACACACGGTACGCATATCAAAGAATTAACGTGCATTCATGTATCGTTCGCCTGTCAAAGTACAGTATCTTATATCTCTTTCACCCTTTCCTTTGAATTGTTTCGCATTTTGACACTTGCTCCCTCTCCCTAGTCGTGACTCATACTACATAGTACTAGCGCAGCTGTCTCATTCTTTCTCACGAATTCGTTACTCACTTGCCGATAATCTCGCAGAGCTCGTAAACTTCGTCGAAGAGAACTTCGTCGTCCGCCATAGTAGCAACGGGGAGGTCGAAGAAGTCGACCGAATGAGGAGGTTATACGCGCCAAAAGGCGCGTCAATGCTATACGAATTCGTAATAATTCGTTCGGTATTCAGATGCGCTTCGTCTCTCTCCTCGGTAGGCCTGGGCCGACGGTGTGCTGTTGTTTCGTGTCGTGCCGTGTGAAATACGCGGCGGCGTGAACGTAGCCGCGTATAGTGGATTCACGGCCGCCTTCGTTCTCCCACCCTCTTCTCGCGTTCTATCCCTTTCTTTCCACCGACAGTGGCCAATTCGTTTTCCTCTACGCGCACGTTAcgcacatacacacatataatatatgtacacagCCGTGGATAATACACCCGTGTTAGCACGCCCGATTGTCGTCGCACTGGCACTCCGATCGGTACACGCGAGTCCGCAACCCGTATACCTCTCAGCTATATTAGTAGACGGTAGGTGAAATTTTGCACGATGGCCAAGGGTGCCGAATACACAACCGACACCGCCTTTAAACCTTGCCTTACTGTTGCCGGCAAGGACAGTATACACAACTGAcgaaaatatacgtaatacgGACGTTTACACGATCGTGTCCTGACTCAACTACGAAGAAAACCGGATCTAGCCGAATCGGTTGTCTCGACGGAACAGTCGGTCGTGCAATTAACAAGAGCGATCAGCGAGAAGCGACCAGACAGACACCGATGTCACTACACACACTTTCCTCGTCTGTCAAAGGATGGAGTAGACTCACTCGCTCCGAAGCAAGACTGGTTGCATAAAACGCGGCGAGCGACTGCGCCGACCAACTGCCTCCCCTCTGACCCCTCTGAATAAAAGTCCCATATGGTGGGGCGGGCGTGGCGCCGCTTCGCGTGCAACCTTTGGCGCTTTAACAGTTctgttttttgtttcttcccCCTCGACTGCAATATTCGCCAATCGTATGCAACGCTATGATCGAGCATACCTGCAATATTCGTTGATGTTCAACCAGGCGCATGAGATACCGACATCCAAAATTACTCCAATGATAAAAAACTGCAATCCATCGAAGGAActcaattttgaaaatataggATCATCGCCTAAATACACATCTGTGCTGATATTATATGGGCATTGGGTAAAGTTTAATTACACGTCTATAATATAACTCAATTGTAGAAAGCAATAAGATGCACTTTGCGTCATATCTACGGTACATACGTCTCATCTGTGACCACGCCACACATTCTGTAATACCGACCATTTGGAGGTTTTATTACACCAtctacaatttataatatcatgTGGAATACGATTAGTTCGTTTGAACGTATTCCGTTTATTTGAgcacaattaatttatttgaatgtaaattattattatatgaacgagaaaatgtatataatcaGCAGAATCATTAAGCTGTTATTATATGAACTTCGGTTATATCATTGACTAAGGGCAGATGGTAGACGTGATATCAAATTGGAACTTCGTGCTCAGATTCTGAAATACCGACTAGAACAAGATCAGAGTGTTTCTTATACTCTTTGGGATTTGATATGgcgaatatagaaattatgttCAACTCAATTATTATGAGGTACGCGTTAATTACTCGCAATtcaataaagaataaagaatatcgGCTGGCTTCGATAAACTTAAACTTCATTTGAATGTCTGGCACCTCAGTTCACTCAAAATATAGAGTATCCAAGTTCACGAAAATGTTTGAATTAAATCTAGTTCACTTACCTGAATTATTACgaagcaatttttaaattaaccgGGCGTGTTGCGGGCGGAGCTAATGCTGGTATAAAGCGGGTGTGATGGAGGGGAACTGACACTTGTCTGAATTGTTTCTTACAGTGATTTTCAATTTGATGCTAATTGGTAAGTGaattgtatgtaaaaatattagatatcCGCAATTAAATCTCCAAGAATATAATGGTATGTTCTTTTAGATCTCTAAAGACATTTTAGTTAGatacacattttatttatactgtaCGCGATAAACGTGGAAACTTAAGGACCCGTGTCAGTCGTCAGTGATCGCGACGGACCATGTGCCGATAATCTAAACATTCCTCGACATTGAACCGTTGATCGGTTTCAACCAGTCTCCGAGCAAATGTCAAAAGGACCAGATCCAAAGCTTCAGTTGCCTTCGCCATATTAAATAGCTAAGTAAATGAAatcgtcttttcttttttttttaactattaATGAAACCATTAAGTCCTCTGCTTCTAATACATAGAATAACATTCTCtatgataaatataagaaaaaattcgatAGAAATATGTGCTtgttacatacatatgtagacaatgtatttttcaaacatgCACTTGTTTCAATGTAAATAAGTGGCGTTCGAGTCTACCAGGATCCATCTGTGTCCTGTCAGTGATAGATCAAAGAAACTATTAGTGATTCACAATCTAATTAATCATTCacaattgaattttaaattataattttcatacttttcaCAGAATCTTTTTAAAACCCGGTGCTCAATCCGTACCCAAATCGAGCTTAATTTGTGCCTAATTCATGTCTACTTCGTGCCTAATTCGTGCCTAATTCGTGTCCAATCCGTGTCCAATCCGTGCCTAATCGATACCCAATCTGTATCCAACACCTACACCCTATTCTCTGAGGTAAGTATGCATAAGTAAGTGTAAAGCTTTAAAACATTAGTACAAAATTTCTGCAAACCTATAAATCGGCAAAACAGATTAATAGGATAAGGAATGTCACTTAAGTAGGTATTTCATTCTGCcacttctttttaaattatattctcctGGTACAAAATCATTGATATTACTACAAATTCTTACATGTTAATAGAATTTTCAGACAATTTTGGGATTTCGTATTAGgagaatataatttgtaaagagATAGCACGAATAATAGCTTATTTTAGATGTaacatgaaataattttttgtgtttcacaatttataaagatttgcGTAGAACTATGAAATTGCACATTATTATTGtagagaaagtaaaaaattccaTGCATCTACAGTATGTGtctatacataatttaaataaacgtcGGTTGAAACAGTGATTTTCAACATAACCTAATATGCTGTTAACTTTTTAACGTTCTAACcacataaataatttcagtttCCAAATTATCAATGTCAtgaacattatattatttttatacttttattccgattagtagtaataataatcgaattcattctttttcttcctgaACCTCACTATagttaagtatatatatacatatatgtacatatgcatatacgtacatatatctatatagcagatgtaacgttgtatagcaGGTGTAAAgcaacataaataattaaaataataattgcacTAATGCGTAATGAAGTAATGCTTTACGAGATATTGTAGTAGTATAAAATTCCATAGTTCATTTGTGATCATAGGACATTCTGTCATAtactttatttgtaatttcatacaagactttagttttatttcaaatcGCTATTATATTGAATCGATAGCGTTTCATGTGAGACGAAAATGGTAAGCGGGTCAGAAACGTGGAATCTGTACCTTGTATGTGATTATAGATTGtcgattataaattaatatagattATAGAGCTGCAAGTACGTTTTGTTTAACTGATATCACATACCACTTTGTCtgtgataaaaatagaatatcatacatttatacataagACGTGTTAAAGGAAGAACTTTATTTATtggtatacaaaattaatggatttattttttattaatttttactatcgTAAATATGTTAATCCTTCGAAAACATCTTCCAAATCTTCTTTTTGTCCAAAAACAGTTAATACTATGATTGCTTTATTCCGTCCCCACTTTTGTCGAACTGCGTACGTTCCGAGtgctataaattttacttcctGTTGGAGGTATTTCAAATGTCTGTGGTCATATCCCTTCAAGATTACTATTCTTTGTCTGTTTGTACATAATAGATTAGGTGAATTATGTATCACGTTTATCTTCCTTCTTATTTGCAAgagaagttaaaaattaaatataaaatcaatatcaTAGATTGATACAGACAATTATCAATATAAACAAATTAGTATAGCATATAATACCCATTCTTTGTCCAGCTATCAATATATTGACATTTCACCTGGTCAGTgtccattatattataaaggaGCATTAAACCAATTGCTatctaaaattaatgaatataatttatattatttaaatcaagtatgtatattttaaaatttattttgtggcaattattagataatttatatttatatcacgCTTACATTTGCCGCTGCTGTTCCTCGATTCATATGCAAATCGGTATTAAGTATggcataaaatacatattgcaTTGGACCAGATTGACGCCGGTTACTGACATGATTTTTTTTAcgctttttaattatttgattacTATTTCTATAATTGAGTTAtccaaaatttctttaatttttgaaCAATTCTTGGCGCTTAACgatcaattaatataaaattacacataatttaaaacaaatatttatacctGTTGGTTAATTCCAATTTGTTAACTGTATCTTTATTTGACTTCTTTTCGTGACatcgtttgtttctttcccTGTATTTCAtagtaacaaaatttttcgAACGTGGAAGACAaaccaaaaaatatttgtttctacatttcaattttgattGCTAACCTACTAAAAGATATGTTagtcaataataattaatatgatataaatattggTTTAAAAATGATGAATCTAAAATGCAGATTAAGCATATagtaatgaatattttgttttaaaatacattgaacaatttgtttttaatgattttcgaaaataaaattatcgaatattttgaagaaGACACATATCAAACCTAGATAAA includes:
- the LOC132906122 gene encoding uncharacterized protein LOC132906122, which encodes MKYRERNKRCHEKKSNKDTVNKLELTNRNSNQIIKKRKKNHVSNRRQSGPMQYVFYAILNTDLHMNRGTAAANIAIGLMLLYNIMDTDQVKCQYIDSWTKNGQRIVILKGYDHRHLKYLQQEVKFIALGTYAVRQKWGRNKAIIVLTVFGQKEDLEDVFEGLTYLR